One part of the Arabidopsis thaliana chromosome 1 sequence genome encodes these proteins:
- a CDS encoding auxin-responsive endogenous peptide protein encodes MGLSDCLIYRLVVRCFLDYSICAPFYFYHKFMLSASEPVF; translated from the coding sequence ATGGGCCTAAGTGATTGTCTTATTTATAGGCTTGTTGTTCGCTGCTTTTTGGATTATTCTATTTGTGCCCCTTTCTACTTCTATCACAAATTCATGCTCTCTGCGTCAGAAccagttttttaa
- the CNGC10 gene encoding cyclic nucleotide gated channel 10 (cyclic nucleotide gated channel 10 (CNGC10); FUNCTIONS IN: ion channel activity, cyclic nucleotide binding, calmodulin binding; INVOLVED IN: ion transport, transmembrane transport; LOCATED IN: membrane; EXPRESSED IN: 14 plant structures; EXPRESSED DURING: 10 growth stages; CONTAINS InterPro DOMAIN/s: Cyclic nucleotide-binding (InterPro:IPR000595), Ion transport (InterPro:IPR005821), Cyclic nucleotide-binding-like (InterPro:IPR018490), RmlC-like jelly roll fold (InterPro:IPR014710), IQ calmodulin-binding region (InterPro:IPR000048); BEST Arabidopsis thaliana protein match is: cyclic nucleotide-gated channel 13 (TAIR:AT4G01010.1); Has 3364 Blast hits to 3209 proteins in 253 species: Archae - 0; Bacteria - 35; Metazoa - 1554; Fungi - 48; Plants - 1027; Viruses - 0; Other Eukaryotes - 700 (source: NCBI BLink).) — protein sequence MILFRFKDEGKPLSSEYGYGRKARPSLDRVFKNVKWGFKKPLSFPSHKDPDHKETSSVTRKNIINPQDSFLQNWNKIFLFACVVALAIDPLFFYIPIVDSARHCLTLDSKLEIAASLLRTLIDAFYIIHIVFQFRTAYIAPSSRVFGRGELVDDAKAIALKYLSSYFIIDLLSILPLPQIVVLAVIPSVNQPVSLLTKDYLKFSIIAQYVPRILRMYPLYTEVTRTSGIVTETAWAGAAWNLSLYMLASHVFGALWYLISVEREDRCWQEACEKTKGCNMKFLYCENDRNVSNNFLTTSCPFLDPGDITNSTIFNFGIFTDALKSGVVESHDFWKKFFYCFWWGLRNLSALGQNLQTSKFVGEIIFAISICISGLVLFALLIGNMQKYLESTTVREEEMRVRKRDAEQWMSHRMLPEDLRKRIRRYEQYRWQETRGVEEETLLRNLPKDLRRDIKRHLCLDLLKKVPLFEIMDEQLLDAVCDRLRPVLYTENSYVIREGDPVGEMLFVMRGRLVSATTNGGRSGFFNAVNLKASDFCGEDLLPWALDPQSSSHFPISTRTVQALTEVEAFALTAEDLKSVASQFRRLHSKQLQHTFRFYSVQWRTWSVSFIQAAWRRYCRRKLAKSLRDEEDRLREALASQDKEHNAATVSSSLSLGGALYASRFASNALHNLRHNISNLPPRYTLPLLPQKPTEPDFTANHTTDP from the exons atgattttgtttaggTTCAAAGATGAAGGCAAACCATTATCCTCTGAATATGGTTATGGAAGAAAAGCTAGACCTTCTTTAGATAGAGTTTTCAAGAATGTAAAATGGGGATTCAAGAAGCCATTGAGTTTCCCTTCACATAAGGATCCTGACCACAAGGAAACATCTAGTGTTACTCGGAAGAACATCATAAACCCGCAGGATTCGTTTCTCCAGAACtggaacaaaatatttttatttgcttgtgtggTTGCTTTGGCGATTGATCCATTGTTTTTCTACATTCCCATTGTCGATAGCGCAAGGCACTGTCTTACTTTGGACTCAAAGTTGGAGATAGCTGCGAGTTTGCTTCGTACGCTCATCGATGCCTTTTACATTATTCACATTGTGTTTCAGTTCAGGACAGCTTACATCGCTCCTTCTTCGCGGGTTTTTGGAAGAGGTGAACTGGTAGATGATGCTAAGGCAATAGCCTTAAAGTATCTCTCTTCTTACTTCATCATTGATCTACTCTCTATCCTTCCTCTCCCACAG ATAGTAGTTTTAGCCGTTATTCCAAGCGTCAACCAGCCAGTCTCTTTGCTAACAAAAGACTACCTTAAATTTTCCATAATTGCTCAATATGTTCCTCGGATTCTCCGTATGTATCCGCTTTACACTGAAGTGACAAGAACATCTGGCATTGTTACTGAAACAGCATGGGCTGGAGCTGCTTGgaacctctctctctatatgtTAGCCAGTCAT GTGTTTGGAGCTTTATGGTACTTAATCTCAGTAGAACGAGAAGACAGATGCTGGCAAGAGGCATGCGAGAAGACAAAAGGTTGTAATATGAAATTCCTCTACTGTGAAAACGATCGTAACGTTAGCAACAATTTCCTGACCACTTCTTGCCCATTTCTCGACCCTGGTGATATAACAAACTCAACCATCTTCAACTTTGGCATCTTCACTGATGCTCTTAAGAGTGGCGTTGTTGAATCACATGATTTCTGGAAGAAATTCTTCTACTGCTTCTGGTGGGGTCTTCGAAATCTGAG tGCATTGGGACAGAATCTCCAAACTAGCAAATTCGTTGGTGAAATCATATTTGCTATATCAATCTGCATATCTGGACTAGTCTTATTTGCTCTACTTATCGGCAATATGCAG AAATATTTGGAGTCAACAACAGTTCGAGAAGAGGAAATGAgggtgagaaagagagatgcaGAGCAGTGGATGTCTCATAGAATGTTACCTGAAGACCTGAGGAAACGTATCAGAAGATATGAACAATATAGATGGCAAGAGACAAgaggagttgaagaagaaaccctTCTTCGTAACCTCCCTAAAGACCTCAGAAGAGATATTAAACGCCATCTTTGCCTCGATCTCCTCAAGAAA GTACCTTTGTTTGAGATAATGGATGAGCAGTTACTTGACGCGGTTTGCGATAGGCTAAGACCTGTGCTCTACACCGAGAACAGTTACGTGATCCGTGAAGGAGATCCTGTTGGGGAAATGTTGTTTGTTATGAGAGGAAGACTGGTAAGTGCCACCACTAATGGAGGAAGAAGTGGGTTCTTCAATGCCGTGAACCTAAAGGCAAGTGATTTCTGCGGAGAAGATCTTCTCCCGTGGGCATTAGATcctcaatcttcttctcacttTCCCATCTCGACAAGAACAGTTCAAGCTCTCACTGAAGTCGAAGCCTTTGCTCTCACAGCTGAGGATCTCAAGTCTGTCGCTTCACAATTCAGACGCCTCCATAGCAAGCAACTCCAACATACTTTTCG GTTTTACTCAGTGCAATGGAGAACATGGAGCGTGTCTTTTATACAAGCAGCGTGGAGGAGATACTGTCGGAGGAAGTTAGCCAAGTCACTacgcgatgaagaagatcGTCTCCGAGAAGCGCTCGCTAGTCAAGATAAAGAACACAATGCTGCAACCGTGTCGTCGTCCTTGAGCCTTGGAGGCGCTCTTTACGCGTCGCGTTTCGCATCAAACGCGCTTCACAATCTGAGGCACAATATCTCCAACCTTCCTCCTCGCTACACTCTTCCTTTGCTACCTCAAAAACCCACCGAGCCTGACTTCACCGCCAATCATACAACTGACCCTTAG
- a CDS encoding Putative endonuclease or glycosyl hydrolase — translation MRKAKAVACGCPVPADVDVRRVGPCIKRALEKLGYSGPLTITAVGILTDVPHDFLRQVHSSGIALHHVPTALSGIGWAVVKWTWYNQPPANLMLISYEHIYLTTLDMLGRIGYNTVRSILPDDPQQAASSASPSTGSFLWESLLASLPAADDMDSGAPQEDKCGEMGEPALLCEQCRFTVQGFENFSTHLKSEEHAHESQYYRNEDDETDGDDYVRDSEDDEEE, via the exons ATGAGGAAGGCGAAGGCTGTGGCCTGTGG GTGTCCGGTTCCGGCTGACGTTGATGTTCGCAGGGTCGGTCCGTGTATAAAACGGGCTTTGGAGAAATTAGGCTACTCTGGTCCTCTCACCATCACTGCCGTTGGGATACTAACAGACGTCCCTCATGACTTCCTCAGACAAGTCCATTCCTCTGGAATCGCTCTTCATCACGTTCCCACCG CTCTCTCAGGGATTGGGTGGGCTGTGGTTAAGTGGACCTGGTATAATCAACCTCCGGCTAATTTAATGCTCATATCGTACGAGCATATCTACTTGACCACTCTTGACATGCTAGGTAGGATCGGATACAACACTGTTCGGTCTATTCTTCCAGATGATCCTCAACAAGCCGCATCCTCCGCCTCCCCTTCTACAGGGTCTTTCCTCTGGGAAAGCTTACTGGCAAGCTTACCAGCAGCAG ATGATATGGATTCAGGGGCACCTCAGGAGGACAAGTGCGGCGAGATGGGTGAACCTGCCTTGCTTTGTGAGCAATGCAGATTTACTGTCCAAGGCTTTGAAAACTTCTCCACGCATCTCAAGAGTGAAGAACATGCACATGAA TCTCAATACTACCGtaacgaagatgatgaaaccGATGGAGACGACTACGTACGAGACTCtgaagacgacgaagaagagTAG
- a CDS encoding Zinc finger (CCCH-type/C3HC4-type RING finger) family protein (Zinc finger (CCCH-type/C3HC4-type RING finger) family protein; FUNCTIONS IN: zinc ion binding, nucleic acid binding; CONTAINS InterPro DOMAIN/s: Zinc finger, CCCH-type (InterPro:IPR000571), Zinc finger, RING-type, conserved site (InterPro:IPR017907), Zinc finger, RING-type (InterPro:IPR001841); BEST Arabidopsis thaliana protein match is: Zinc finger (CCCH-type/C3HC4-type RING finger) family protein (TAIR:AT5G06420.2); Has 30201 Blast hits to 17322 proteins in 780 species: Archae - 12; Bacteria - 1396; Metazoa - 17338; Fungi - 3422; Plants - 5037; Viruses - 0; Other Eukaryotes - 2996 (source: NCBI BLink).), which translates to MSDSGEPKPSQQEEPLPQPAAQETQSQQVCTFFKKPTKSKNIRKRTIDADEEDGDSKSESSILQNLKKVAKPDSKLYFSSGPSKSSTTTSGAPERSVFHYDSSKEIQVQNDSGATATLETETDFNQDARAIRERVLKKADEALKGNKKKASDEKLYKGIHGYTDHKAGFRREQTISSEKAGGSHGPLRASAHIRVSARFDYQPDICKDYKETGYCGYGDSCKFLHDRGDYKPGWQIEKEWEEAEKVRKRNKAMGVEDEDDEADKDSDEDENALPFACFICREPFVDPVVTKCKHYFCEHCALKHHTKNKKCFVCNQPTMGIFNAAHEIKKRMAEERSKAEQGL; encoded by the exons ATGTCAGATTCTGGTGAGCCTAAACCTTCTCAGCAAGAAGAACCTCTACCTCAACCTGCTGCCCAAGAAACTCAGTCTCAACAAG TTTGCACTTTCTTCAAGAAGCCAacgaaaagtaaaaacataagaaaaagaacCATTGAcgctgatgaagaagacggagATTCGAAAAGCGAAAGCTCTATTctacaaaatctaaagaaagTTGCAAAACCCGATAGCAAGTTATACTTTTCTTCTGGACCATCTAAGAGTTCTACTACAACGAGTGGAGCTCCTGAGAGGTCCGTCTTTCACTACGATTCATCCAAGGAAATCCAGGTTCAGAACGACAGTGGAGCAACAGCAACCCTTGAAACTGAGACCGACTTCAATCAAGACGCACGAGCTATCCGTGAGAGAGTTCTTAAAAAAGCAGACGAAGCATTGAAAGGGAATAAGAAAAAGGCTTCTGATGAGAAGCTGTACAAAGGAATTCATGGATATACAGATCACAAAGCTGGGTTTagaagagaacaaacaatCTCGAGCGAGAAAGCTGGAGGCTCACACGGGCCATTAAGAGCTTCTGCTCACATAAGAGTGTCGGCTAGATTCGATTACCAGCCAGACATTTGCAAGGATTACAAAGAAACCGGATACTGTGGATATGGAGATTCGTGTAAGTTCTTGCATGACCGTGGGGATTACAAACCAGGATGGCAGATAGAGAAAGAGTgggaagaagcagagaaagttAGGAAGAGAAATAAAGCTATGGGAgttgaggatgaagatgatgaggcTGACAAGGATAGCGACGAAGACGAAAATGCATTGCCCTTTGCTTGCTTCATTTGCAGGGAGCCTTTTGTTGATCCAGTTGTCACCAAATGCAAGCATTACTTCTGTGAGCATTGTGCTTTAAAG CATCACACGAAGAACAAGAAGTGCTTTGTGTGTAACCAACCAACAATGGGGATTTTCAATGCAGCACATGAGATCAAGAAGAGAATGGCTGAAGAACGGAGTAAAGCTGAACAAGGATTGTGA
- a CDS encoding Putative endonuclease or glycosyl hydrolase, producing the protein MTSSDKSIPLESLFITFPPLSQGLGGLWLSGPGRIGYNTVRSILPDDPQQAASSASPSTGSFLWESLLASLPAADDMDSGAPQEDKCGEMGEPALLCEQCRFTVQGFENFSTHLKSEEHAHESQYYRNEDDETDGDDYVRDSEDDEEE; encoded by the exons ATGACTTCCTCAGACAAGTCCATTCCTCTGGAATCGCTCTTCATCACGTTCCCACCG CTCTCTCAGGGATTGGGTGGGCTGTGGTTAAGTGGACCTG GTAGGATCGGATACAACACTGTTCGGTCTATTCTTCCAGATGATCCTCAACAAGCCGCATCCTCCGCCTCCCCTTCTACAGGGTCTTTCCTCTGGGAAAGCTTACTGGCAAGCTTACCAGCAGCAG ATGATATGGATTCAGGGGCACCTCAGGAGGACAAGTGCGGCGAGATGGGTGAACCTGCCTTGCTTTGTGAGCAATGCAGATTTACTGTCCAAGGCTTTGAAAACTTCTCCACGCATCTCAAGAGTGAAGAACATGCACATGAA TCTCAATACTACCGtaacgaagatgatgaaaccGATGGAGACGACTACGTACGAGACTCtgaagacgacgaagaagagTAG
- the CNGC10 gene encoding cyclic nucleotide gated channel 10 (cyclic nucleotide gated channel 10 (CNGC10); FUNCTIONS IN: ion channel activity, cyclic nucleotide binding, calmodulin binding; INVOLVED IN: ion transport, transmembrane transport; LOCATED IN: membrane; EXPRESSED IN: 14 plant structures; EXPRESSED DURING: 10 growth stages; CONTAINS InterPro DOMAIN/s: Cyclic nucleotide-binding (InterPro:IPR000595), Cyclic nucleotide-binding-like (InterPro:IPR018490), Ion transport (InterPro:IPR005821), RmlC-like jelly roll fold (InterPro:IPR014710), IQ calmodulin-binding region (InterPro:IPR000048); BEST Arabidopsis thaliana protein match is: cyclic nucleotide-gated channel 13 (TAIR:AT4G01010.1).): MAFSHDNRVRFKDEGKPLSSEYGYGRKARPSLDRVFKNVKWGFKKPLSFPSHKDPDHKETSSVTRKNIINPQDSFLQNWNKIFLFACVVALAIDPLFFYIPIVDSARHCLTLDSKLEIAASLLRTLIDAFYIIHIVFQFRTAYIAPSSRVFGRGELVDDAKAIALKYLSSYFIIDLLSILPLPQIVVLAVIPSVNQPVSLLTKDYLKFSIIAQYVPRILRMYPLYTEVTRTSGIVTETAWAGAAWNLSLYMLASHVFGALWYLISVEREDRCWQEACEKTKGCNMKFLYCENDRNVSNNFLTTSCPFLDPGDITNSTIFNFGIFTDALKSGVVESHDFWKKFFYCFWWGLRNLSALGQNLQTSKFVGEIIFAISICISGLVLFALLIGNMQKYLESTTVREEEMRVRKRDAEQWMSHRMLPEDLRKRIRRYEQYRWQETRGVEEETLLRNLPKDLRRDIKRHLCLDLLKKVPLFEIMDEQLLDAVCDRLRPVLYTENSYVIREGDPVGEMLFVMRGRLVSATTNGGRSGFFNAVNLKASDFCGEDLLPWALDPQSSSHFPISTRTVQALTEVEAFALTAEDLKSVASQFRRLHSKQLQHTFRFYSVQWRTWSVSFIQAAWRRYCRRKLAKSLRDEEDRLREALASQDKEHNAATVSSSLSLGGALYASRFASNALHNLRHNISNLPPRYTLPLLPQKPTEPDFTANHTTDP, from the exons ATGGCATTTAGCCATGATAATCGTGTAAG gTTCAAAGATGAAGGCAAACCATTATCCTCTGAATATGGTTATGGAAGAAAAGCTAGACCTTCTTTAGATAGAGTTTTCAAGAATGTAAAATGGGGATTCAAGAAGCCATTGAGTTTCCCTTCACATAAGGATCCTGACCACAAGGAAACATCTAGTGTTACTCGGAAGAACATCATAAACCCGCAGGATTCGTTTCTCCAGAACtggaacaaaatatttttatttgcttgtgtggTTGCTTTGGCGATTGATCCATTGTTTTTCTACATTCCCATTGTCGATAGCGCAAGGCACTGTCTTACTTTGGACTCAAAGTTGGAGATAGCTGCGAGTTTGCTTCGTACGCTCATCGATGCCTTTTACATTATTCACATTGTGTTTCAGTTCAGGACAGCTTACATCGCTCCTTCTTCGCGGGTTTTTGGAAGAGGTGAACTGGTAGATGATGCTAAGGCAATAGCCTTAAAGTATCTCTCTTCTTACTTCATCATTGATCTACTCTCTATCCTTCCTCTCCCACAG ATAGTAGTTTTAGCCGTTATTCCAAGCGTCAACCAGCCAGTCTCTTTGCTAACAAAAGACTACCTTAAATTTTCCATAATTGCTCAATATGTTCCTCGGATTCTCCGTATGTATCCGCTTTACACTGAAGTGACAAGAACATCTGGCATTGTTACTGAAACAGCATGGGCTGGAGCTGCTTGgaacctctctctctatatgtTAGCCAGTCAT GTGTTTGGAGCTTTATGGTACTTAATCTCAGTAGAACGAGAAGACAGATGCTGGCAAGAGGCATGCGAGAAGACAAAAGGTTGTAATATGAAATTCCTCTACTGTGAAAACGATCGTAACGTTAGCAACAATTTCCTGACCACTTCTTGCCCATTTCTCGACCCTGGTGATATAACAAACTCAACCATCTTCAACTTTGGCATCTTCACTGATGCTCTTAAGAGTGGCGTTGTTGAATCACATGATTTCTGGAAGAAATTCTTCTACTGCTTCTGGTGGGGTCTTCGAAATCTGAG tGCATTGGGACAGAATCTCCAAACTAGCAAATTCGTTGGTGAAATCATATTTGCTATATCAATCTGCATATCTGGACTAGTCTTATTTGCTCTACTTATCGGCAATATGCAG AAATATTTGGAGTCAACAACAGTTCGAGAAGAGGAAATGAgggtgagaaagagagatgcaGAGCAGTGGATGTCTCATAGAATGTTACCTGAAGACCTGAGGAAACGTATCAGAAGATATGAACAATATAGATGGCAAGAGACAAgaggagttgaagaagaaaccctTCTTCGTAACCTCCCTAAAGACCTCAGAAGAGATATTAAACGCCATCTTTGCCTCGATCTCCTCAAGAAA GTACCTTTGTTTGAGATAATGGATGAGCAGTTACTTGACGCGGTTTGCGATAGGCTAAGACCTGTGCTCTACACCGAGAACAGTTACGTGATCCGTGAAGGAGATCCTGTTGGGGAAATGTTGTTTGTTATGAGAGGAAGACTGGTAAGTGCCACCACTAATGGAGGAAGAAGTGGGTTCTTCAATGCCGTGAACCTAAAGGCAAGTGATTTCTGCGGAGAAGATCTTCTCCCGTGGGCATTAGATcctcaatcttcttctcacttTCCCATCTCGACAAGAACAGTTCAAGCTCTCACTGAAGTCGAAGCCTTTGCTCTCACAGCTGAGGATCTCAAGTCTGTCGCTTCACAATTCAGACGCCTCCATAGCAAGCAACTCCAACATACTTTTCG GTTTTACTCAGTGCAATGGAGAACATGGAGCGTGTCTTTTATACAAGCAGCGTGGAGGAGATACTGTCGGAGGAAGTTAGCCAAGTCACTacgcgatgaagaagatcGTCTCCGAGAAGCGCTCGCTAGTCAAGATAAAGAACACAATGCTGCAACCGTGTCGTCGTCCTTGAGCCTTGGAGGCGCTCTTTACGCGTCGCGTTTCGCATCAAACGCGCTTCACAATCTGAGGCACAATATCTCCAACCTTCCTCCTCGCTACACTCTTCCTTTGCTACCTCAAAAACCCACCGAGCCTGACTTCACCGCCAATCATACAACTGACCCTTAG
- a CDS encoding Putative endonuclease or glycosyl hydrolase (Putative endonuclease or glycosyl hydrolase; FUNCTIONS IN: zinc ion binding; INVOLVED IN: biological_process unknown; LOCATED IN: intracellular; CONTAINS InterPro DOMAIN/s: Zinc finger, C2H2-type (InterPro:IPR007087); BEST Arabidopsis thaliana protein match is: Putative endonuclease or glycosyl hydrolase (TAIR:AT5G35640.1); Has 30201 Blast hits to 17322 proteins in 780 species: Archae - 12; Bacteria - 1396; Metazoa - 17338; Fungi - 3422; Plants - 5037; Viruses - 0; Other Eukaryotes - 2996 (source: NCBI BLink).), whose amino-acid sequence MRKAKAVACGCPVPADVDVRRVGPCIKRALEKLGYSGPLTITAVGILTDVPHDFLRQVHSSGIALHHVPTVSETALSGIGWAVVKWTWYNQPPANLMLISYEHIYLTTLDMLGRIGYNTVRSILPDDPQQAASSASPSTGSFLWESLLASLPAADDMDSGAPQEDKCGEMGEPALLCEQCRFTVQGFENFSTHLKSEEHAHESQYYRNEDDETDGDDYVRDSEDDEEE is encoded by the exons ATGAGGAAGGCGAAGGCTGTGGCCTGTGG GTGTCCGGTTCCGGCTGACGTTGATGTTCGCAGGGTCGGTCCGTGTATAAAACGGGCTTTGGAGAAATTAGGCTACTCTGGTCCTCTCACCATCACTGCCGTTGGGATACTAACAGACGTCCCTCATGACTTCCTCAGACAAGTCCATTCCTCTGGAATCGCTCTTCATCACGTTCCCACCG TTTCCGAAACAGCTCTCTCAGGGATTGGGTGGGCTGTGGTTAAGTGGACCTGGTATAATCAACCTCCGGCTAATTTAATGCTCATATCGTACGAGCATATCTACTTGACCACTCTTGACATGCTAGGTAGGATCGGATACAACACTGTTCGGTCTATTCTTCCAGATGATCCTCAACAAGCCGCATCCTCCGCCTCCCCTTCTACAGGGTCTTTCCTCTGGGAAAGCTTACTGGCAAGCTTACCAGCAGCAG ATGATATGGATTCAGGGGCACCTCAGGAGGACAAGTGCGGCGAGATGGGTGAACCTGCCTTGCTTTGTGAGCAATGCAGATTTACTGTCCAAGGCTTTGAAAACTTCTCCACGCATCTCAAGAGTGAAGAACATGCACATGAA TCTCAATACTACCGtaacgaagatgatgaaaccGATGGAGACGACTACGTACGAGACTCtgaagacgacgaagaagagTAG